Proteins encoded in a region of the Zunongwangia endophytica genome:
- the rpsT gene encoding 30S ribosomal protein S20, with the protein MANHKSALKRIRSNEAKRLRNRYQHKTTRNAIKKLRETEDKKEAEALYPSVASMIDKLAKKNVIHTNKASNLKSKLAKHVAAL; encoded by the coding sequence ATGGCAAATCATAAGTCAGCGTTAAAGAGAATCCGTAGCAACGAGGCTAAAAGGCTTAGGAACCGCTATCAGCATAAAACTACTAGAAACGCAATCAAAAAATTGCGTGAAACTGAGGATAAAAAAGAAGCTGAAGCTCTTTATCCTTCTGTAGCTTCTATGATTGATAAGTTAGCTAAAAAGAACGTAATACACACAAATAAAGCTTCTAACTTAAAGTCTAAGCTAGCTAAACACGTAGCTGCACTTTAA
- a CDS encoding T9SS type B sorting domain-containing protein encodes MFPNTLQISLLCSLMLIGLGLSAQGTRCDDIQPFCAGDDQLVFPNSNAGVTGTIVAEEGPDYGCLELKRYPAWFYLQIEDSGDLEFLIAQTENADGSGELLDVDFVIWGPFNKRDNYCSASILSEENLIDCSYEKDAIEIANITNAKEDEIYVFAVLNYSTLPGYISLEQIEMGENSGSTDCTVLDGVLGHDKVLCSQNETILDAEIDGASGYQWSKFDKNLNDFLTLSGETDSNLKVSESGTYKVLVEDGDGNNDIEDVINIQFYDRPNIQKPAESIAVCQKGNIVDLTQKEQELLVNTNFTEGYEIEYFETQQDIDNDEMIAKPSLYTAEVSETIFVRIRDLFTGCYSEISEIQLNILQLPQMKFPEEIEMCVDASGQFQEELVLGFDYGKNYNYTWLNGNEVISNDFEIYLNQQSVNPEYSLVITEAITGCEVSYSTKLKYVSEPESIEVEILKANFGQNWNVEVRAEPFLGHSSEFEYRLDDGLYTSQNVFNNIEKGVHEVSVREVGGCGGVLKDQFTVIGFDFFFTPNGDGINDRWKVTTDKDYQILNIKLFDRYGNFILEIDPKGEGWDGTADGELLIQNDYWFRLEYISPTTNGKKEFSGHFTLKR; translated from the coding sequence ATGTTTCCAAATACTCTCCAGATAAGTCTTTTATGTAGCTTGATGCTCATAGGTTTGGGGCTCTCTGCCCAGGGAACCAGATGTGATGATATTCAACCTTTCTGTGCAGGTGATGATCAACTTGTATTCCCAAATTCTAATGCAGGTGTTACAGGTACAATCGTAGCCGAAGAAGGTCCTGACTATGGTTGCCTGGAACTTAAAAGATATCCCGCCTGGTTTTATTTACAAATAGAGGATAGTGGTGATCTAGAATTCTTAATTGCTCAGACAGAGAACGCTGATGGTAGTGGAGAATTACTCGATGTAGATTTTGTGATATGGGGACCCTTTAATAAAAGAGATAATTATTGTAGTGCGTCTATTCTTTCTGAAGAAAATTTAATCGATTGCTCTTATGAAAAAGATGCTATAGAAATAGCTAATATTACAAATGCAAAAGAAGATGAGATTTATGTTTTTGCGGTGCTAAATTATAGTACGTTGCCAGGATATATAAGTCTTGAGCAAATTGAAATGGGTGAAAATTCAGGCTCTACAGATTGTACTGTTTTAGATGGCGTTTTAGGACATGATAAGGTTTTATGTTCTCAAAATGAAACTATTTTGGATGCTGAAATCGATGGTGCTTCAGGTTATCAATGGTCGAAATTTGATAAAAATTTAAATGATTTTTTGACACTTTCAGGGGAAACAGATTCGAATTTGAAGGTTTCAGAAAGCGGAACTTATAAAGTATTAGTTGAAGATGGTGATGGTAATAATGATATTGAGGATGTAATTAATATCCAGTTTTATGATCGACCAAATATCCAGAAGCCGGCTGAATCTATCGCTGTATGCCAAAAAGGAAATATTGTTGATCTTACGCAAAAAGAGCAAGAACTTTTAGTGAATACCAATTTTACTGAAGGATATGAAATAGAATATTTCGAAACACAGCAGGATATTGATAATGATGAAATGATAGCAAAGCCTTCTCTATACACGGCCGAGGTTTCGGAAACGATATTTGTAAGAATAAGAGATCTTTTTACGGGTTGTTATTCTGAGATTAGTGAAATTCAGCTAAATATTCTTCAACTTCCACAAATGAAATTTCCGGAAGAAATCGAAATGTGCGTTGATGCTTCGGGGCAATTTCAGGAAGAATTAGTTTTAGGTTTTGATTATGGTAAAAATTATAATTATACCTGGCTGAATGGAAACGAGGTAATTTCCAATGATTTTGAAATTTATCTAAATCAACAATCGGTAAATCCAGAATACAGTTTAGTAATCACAGAGGCGATAACGGGATGCGAAGTTTCTTATTCTACAAAATTAAAGTACGTCTCAGAACCTGAATCGATAGAAGTTGAAATATTGAAGGCGAATTTTGGCCAAAATTGGAATGTGGAAGTTCGGGCAGAACCATTTTTAGGACATTCTTCGGAATTTGAATATCGTCTGGATGATGGGCTATATACATCGCAAAATGTTTTCAACAATATAGAAAAGGGAGTTCATGAAGTTAGCGTAAGAGAAGTTGGTGGTTGTGGAGGAGTTTTAAAAGATCAATTTACGGTGATTGGATTCGACTTTTTCTTTACTCCTAATGGCGACGGAATTAATGACCGTTGGAAGGTTACAACAGATAAGGATTATCAAATATTGAATATAAAATTGTTTGATCGCTATGGTAATTTTATTCTTGAAATCGATCCCAAAGGCGAAGGTTGGGATGGTACTGCTGATGGTGAATTATTAATTCAGAACGATTACTGGTTTCGGTTAGAATATATAAGTCCCACAACTAACGGTAAGAAAGAATTCAGCGGGCATTTTACGTTGAAAAGATAG
- a CDS encoding DUF192 domain-containing protein: MVKKLFKIGILGFAIIFTSCKNDEGKTVETEEIEFRKDAELYLIDTSGDTLQSLDIEIADDDYSRATGLMYRESLEQDHGMLFVYSSAARRSFYMKNTYIPLDLVFFASDSTIVSFQKDAKPLDETSLPSVEPAQFILEINAGASESWGLTKGDHFSVQQN, from the coding sequence GTGGTTAAAAAGCTCTTTAAAATAGGTATTTTAGGTTTCGCTATTATCTTCACATCCTGTAAAAATGATGAAGGAAAGACAGTAGAAACCGAAGAAATTGAATTTCGAAAAGACGCGGAATTATATCTAATTGATACCTCTGGCGATACGTTACAATCTTTGGATATAGAAATAGCAGATGACGATTATTCTAGAGCTACAGGATTAATGTATCGAGAATCTTTAGAACAAGATCACGGAATGCTTTTCGTTTACAGCAGCGCTGCACGTAGAAGCTTTTATATGAAAAACACATATATTCCACTAGACTTAGTTTTCTTTGCTTCAGACAGCACTATAGTAAGTTTTCAGAAAGATGCTAAACCATTAGATGAAACTTCACTCCCATCTGTAGAACCCGCTCAGTTTATACTCGAGATAAATGCAGGAGCTTCAGAAAGCTGGGGACTGACAAAAGGAGATCACTTCAGCGTTCAGCAAAATTAA
- a CDS encoding OmpP1/FadL family transporter, which translates to MKKILAFAVLSLMTFSQMKAQDITDALRYSHTNLKGTARFQAMSGAFGALGGDISAITINPASSAVFLNSAVTLTLSDVSKENTTGFNNTFSSSDNSDFNASQAGFVLIFNSNSTNNDFTKFSFGVNFAEENNFDDAFLASGSSNGSIDQYFLDYAQGVPLDLLIPYDDESVDDLYSYLGENEGFGAQQALLGYQAFVINPESDDLTNTAYNSSVAPGQFQNNYNYVSTGINGKISFNFATEFQKKLYLGVNLNSHFINYDRTTRYFETNNNNGSETNEIAFVNTLSTNGDGFSVQLGGIYKITDNIRIGATYDTPTWYDIREETTQSLNSYSDVFNENTIVNPDVVNIYPEYTLKTPGKLTASGAVVLGGQGLLSVDYSYKDYSNTEFRPENDGDFITQNNLISDELTAVSTIKIGGEYRIDNWSLRGGYRYEESPYKDGVTMSDLDGYSAGIGYSFGAFKIDAAYTNTQFSESRSLYQTGLTNKASIDREFSSLVFSLSFGL; encoded by the coding sequence ATGAAAAAAATTTTAGCCTTTGCAGTATTATCTCTAATGACTTTCAGCCAAATGAAAGCACAAGATATCACTGATGCATTAAGATATTCCCACACTAATCTTAAAGGTACAGCTAGATTCCAAGCGATGAGTGGCGCTTTTGGAGCCCTTGGTGGAGATATATCTGCTATTACAATTAATCCGGCCAGTTCAGCAGTCTTCTTAAATAGCGCTGTAACACTAACACTTTCTGATGTTTCAAAAGAAAACACGACAGGCTTTAACAACACTTTCAGCAGTAGCGACAACAGCGATTTTAACGCAAGTCAGGCTGGTTTCGTTCTTATTTTTAATTCTAACAGTACTAACAATGATTTTACAAAATTTAGCTTCGGTGTAAACTTTGCTGAAGAGAATAATTTTGACGATGCTTTCTTGGCTTCTGGATCTAGTAACGGTTCTATAGATCAATATTTTTTAGACTATGCACAAGGAGTCCCTTTAGATCTTCTAATACCTTATGATGATGAATCGGTAGACGATCTATATTCCTATTTAGGAGAAAATGAAGGTTTTGGAGCACAACAGGCTCTTTTAGGTTATCAGGCATTTGTTATAAACCCAGAAAGTGATGACTTAACTAATACCGCCTACAATTCTTCTGTTGCACCAGGACAATTTCAGAATAATTACAATTATGTTTCTACCGGTATTAATGGTAAAATTTCTTTCAACTTTGCTACAGAGTTTCAGAAGAAATTATATTTAGGTGTAAACCTGAACAGTCATTTTATCAATTACGATAGAACCACGAGATATTTTGAAACCAATAATAACAATGGTAGTGAAACAAACGAGATCGCTTTCGTAAATACTTTAAGCACAAATGGAGATGGTTTTTCTGTACAATTAGGTGGTATCTATAAGATTACTGATAACATTAGAATTGGGGCTACTTATGACACGCCTACCTGGTATGATATTAGAGAAGAAACCACACAATCATTGAATTCTTATAGCGACGTTTTCAACGAAAATACTATTGTAAATCCTGATGTTGTTAATATTTATCCTGAATATACTTTGAAGACACCGGGAAAGCTAACGGCTAGCGGGGCAGTTGTGCTTGGTGGCCAGGGACTATTAAGTGTTGATTATAGTTACAAGGATTATTCTAACACTGAATTTAGACCGGAAAATGATGGAGATTTTATCACCCAAAACAATCTTATTTCAGATGAATTAACAGCTGTCTCTACGATTAAAATTGGTGGAGAATATAGAATAGACAACTGGAGTTTAAGAGGTGGTTATAGATATGAAGAAAGTCCATACAAAGATGGTGTTACTATGAGTGACTTAGATGGATATTCCGCAGGGATTGGCTATAGCTTTGGCGCTTTTAAAATTGATGCGGCTTATACCAATACGCAGTTCTCAGAAAGTAGATCATTATATCAAACAGGATTAACAAATAAAGCCAGTATAGATAGAGAGTTTTCTAGTTTGGTGTTCTCCCTAAGTTTTGGCTTATAA
- the pepE gene encoding dipeptidase PepE translates to MKKAILASTSTLHGEDYLSYLLPHLNNLYGSNKEILFIPYARPGGISHDDYTKKAKQAFKKANLDLRGIHEFEKPLDALKNADGIFTGGGNTFLLVSELYRNGIMETLRQVVLYGTPYMGTSAGTNITGLTMGTTNDMPIIQPKSFKTLGFVPFNINPHYLDPDTNSTHKGETRETRIKEFHRINTQPVVGLREGSWLELDGNEITLKGQLSARIFECNKEAYEVEPNTTLTHLN, encoded by the coding sequence ATGAAAAAAGCAATACTCGCCAGCACATCAACTTTGCACGGAGAAGATTACTTATCATATTTACTTCCGCACTTAAATAATCTCTACGGAAGTAATAAAGAGATACTATTTATACCCTACGCAAGACCTGGCGGAATTAGCCATGATGACTATACGAAAAAAGCAAAACAGGCATTTAAAAAGGCAAATCTTGATCTTAGAGGAATTCATGAATTTGAAAAACCTTTGGATGCTCTAAAGAATGCTGATGGCATTTTTACTGGTGGCGGGAATACTTTTTTATTGGTTAGCGAGTTATATCGTAACGGAATAATGGAAACCTTGCGCCAGGTTGTATTGTATGGAACCCCTTATATGGGCACAAGTGCGGGAACTAATATTACCGGCTTAACTATGGGCACTACCAATGATATGCCTATAATTCAGCCAAAATCGTTTAAAACACTGGGCTTTGTTCCTTTCAACATCAATCCACACTATCTCGATCCAGATACTAATTCGACGCACAAAGGAGAAACAAGAGAGACCAGAATTAAAGAATTTCATCGTATAAATACGCAACCTGTAGTTGGCCTTCGCGAAGGAAGTTGGTTAGAATTAGATGGTAATGAAATCACTCTTAAGGGGCAACTCTCTGCCAGAATTTTCGAATGCAATAAGGAAGCTTACGAAGTAGAACCAAATACAACCTTAACACATCTCAATTAA
- the yidD gene encoding membrane protein insertion efficiency factor YidD: protein MLRKMLIYPFITLVKCYQNFISPLMPATCRYSPTCSTYTLEALKKHGLFKGGWLAIKRIISCNPWGGSGYDPVP, encoded by the coding sequence ATGCTTAGAAAAATGCTTATTTATCCATTTATTACTTTGGTTAAATGCTACCAAAACTTTATTTCACCATTAATGCCTGCGACCTGCAGGTACTCCCCTACATGCTCTACATACACTTTAGAAGCGCTAAAGAAACACGGATTATTTAAGGGCGGATGGCTCGCAATAAAACGTATTATTAGCTGTAATCCCTGGGGAGGTAGTGGCTATGATCCTGTTCCTTAG
- a CDS encoding glutaminase, whose amino-acid sequence MDYKDILNTIQEEMSYRDVKGKVAAYIPELAKVDPKKFGMHLYRSESEIYGFGDHEEKFSIQSISKVFTLSLAIRNLGSKVWERVHVEPSGNPFNSLMQLEQDRGVPRNPFINSGALVICDILVDILDDPKQELLDFVRKITGEEDIEYDEKVAQSELSSGYRNIALVNYMKALGNIKCDVDKIIDFYFYSCSLSMSCKTLAKAFMLYANKGQILRTGEQVLNPSTVKRLNALMQTCGFYDESGEFSFEVGLPGKSGVGGGIAAIHPQQYSVAVWSPVLNKKGNSELGMKALERLTTLTGLSVF is encoded by the coding sequence ATAGATTATAAAGATATATTGAATACGATTCAGGAAGAAATGAGCTACAGAGATGTAAAAGGAAAAGTAGCCGCCTATATTCCTGAACTTGCCAAGGTAGACCCTAAAAAGTTTGGCATGCATCTTTATAGAAGTGAAAGCGAGATTTATGGTTTTGGAGATCATGAAGAAAAATTTTCGATACAGTCCATCAGTAAAGTTTTCACCTTATCACTTGCAATTCGTAATCTAGGAAGTAAGGTTTGGGAAAGGGTTCATGTAGAACCTTCCGGAAATCCATTTAATTCGTTAATGCAACTGGAACAGGATCGAGGAGTTCCAAGAAATCCATTTATTAATTCAGGTGCGCTGGTAATTTGCGACATTCTAGTTGATATTTTAGATGATCCAAAACAAGAACTTTTAGATTTTGTAAGAAAGATTACTGGAGAAGAGGATATTGAATACGACGAGAAAGTTGCACAATCTGAACTTTCTTCGGGATATAGAAATATAGCTTTAGTTAATTACATGAAAGCGCTGGGAAATATTAAATGTGACGTTGATAAAATTATAGACTTTTATTTCTATTCTTGTTCGCTAAGCATGTCTTGCAAAACTCTGGCAAAGGCATTTATGCTTTACGCGAATAAAGGCCAGATTCTACGCACAGGAGAACAGGTTTTAAATCCCAGTACGGTAAAACGACTGAACGCATTGATGCAGACCTGCGGATTCTATGACGAATCGGGAGAATTTAGTTTTGAGGTTGGCCTACCGGGAAAGAGTGGCGTTGGTGGCGGTATTGCTGCAATCCATCCTCAACAATATTCTGTAGCTGTATGGAGCCCTGTATTGAACAAAAAAGGAAACTCTGAATTAGGAATGAAAGCTTTAGAAAGACTTACTACTTTAACAGGCTTATCGGTTTTCTAA
- the cysS gene encoding cysteine--tRNA ligase, whose amino-acid sequence MALFEDQQLRIYNTISGEKEVFKPINDSHVGMYVCGPTVYSNVHLGNCRTFISFDLVFRYLKHLGYKVRYVRNITDAGHLENDAETGEDRIAKKARLEQIEPMEVVQKYTVDFHNILEKFNNLPPSIEPTATGHIVEQIEIIKTIIDNGYAYEANGSVYFDVLKYNEEKHYGKLSGRAIEDMIANTRELAAQSDKKSPQDFALWKKAEPQHIMRWPSPWSDGFPGWHLECTVMSTKYLGEEFDIHGGGMDLKFPHHECEIAQGEAASGKNPVNYWMHANMLTLNGKKMAKSTGNNILPEELFSGQNKVIGKAFSPNVARFFMLQAHYRSILDFSKEALSASEKGFNRLIDAYDAIAELPEATESTFKLSEWKQSCYDAMNDDFNSPILIARLFDAVKSINSIKEETLKISSEDKLELKQSLHDFLFDILGLRDGDTNIDDDSDKLSGTVELLIKLRAEARNNRDFATSDKIRDELQELGIQLKDGKDGTTFSVL is encoded by the coding sequence ATGGCGCTTTTCGAAGATCAACAATTACGAATTTACAATACAATTTCTGGAGAAAAAGAGGTATTTAAACCTATAAATGATAGCCACGTGGGCATGTATGTTTGCGGTCCTACCGTTTATAGCAATGTTCACTTAGGGAATTGTCGTACTTTTATTTCTTTTGATCTGGTCTTTAGATATCTAAAGCATCTTGGATATAAAGTTCGTTACGTTCGTAATATTACCGATGCCGGGCATTTAGAAAATGATGCCGAAACTGGCGAAGATCGTATTGCAAAAAAAGCAAGATTAGAGCAAATCGAACCTATGGAAGTGGTACAGAAATACACTGTAGATTTCCATAATATTCTTGAGAAATTCAACAATTTACCACCAAGCATAGAACCAACTGCTACGGGCCATATTGTGGAGCAGATCGAAATTATAAAAACCATTATCGATAATGGTTATGCTTACGAAGCAAATGGCTCGGTTTACTTTGATGTTTTAAAATATAACGAAGAGAAGCATTACGGCAAATTAAGTGGTAGGGCAATTGAAGATATGATTGCCAATACACGTGAACTTGCTGCGCAGAGCGATAAAAAAAGTCCGCAGGATTTTGCACTTTGGAAAAAAGCTGAACCACAACATATCATGAGGTGGCCTTCGCCATGGAGCGACGGTTTCCCGGGATGGCATTTAGAATGCACCGTAATGAGTACTAAATATCTTGGAGAAGAATTTGATATTCATGGAGGTGGGATGGATTTAAAATTCCCTCATCATGAGTGCGAAATTGCTCAGGGAGAAGCTGCAAGTGGTAAAAACCCTGTTAATTACTGGATGCATGCCAATATGCTTACCTTAAATGGAAAGAAGATGGCTAAAAGTACCGGAAATAATATTCTTCCTGAAGAACTTTTTAGCGGTCAAAACAAAGTAATCGGGAAAGCGTTTTCTCCTAATGTTGCGAGATTTTTTATGCTTCAGGCGCATTACAGAAGTATTCTTGATTTTTCAAAAGAAGCTTTAAGTGCCAGTGAAAAAGGATTTAACAGATTAATCGATGCTTACGACGCTATCGCCGAACTTCCGGAAGCTACAGAAAGCACATTCAAACTTTCAGAATGGAAGCAATCTTGTTATGATGCCATGAATGATGATTTTAACAGCCCAATTTTAATCGCTAGATTATTTGATGCTGTAAAATCTATCAACTCTATAAAAGAGGAAACCTTAAAAATTTCTTCGGAAGACAAATTAGAATTAAAACAATCACTTCACGATTTCCTATTTGATATTTTAGGATTACGCGATGGTGATACGAATATAGATGATGATTCTGATAAGCTTTCAGGAACCGTTGAATTACTTATCAAACTAAGAGCTGAAGCAAGAAACAACAGAGATTTTGCAACAAGCGATAAAATTCGTGACGAATTGCAAGAACTTGGGATTCAGCTTAAGGATGGAAAAGACGGAACTACATTTTCTGTCCTATAA
- the folE gene encoding GTP cyclohydrolase I FolE, which translates to MKIDKVLNEIEEMGDAHAGSSADTPIRKDAFEISDTDKIALIREDVEHIMQTLGLDLSDDSLKGTPQRVAKMYVNEIFSGLDPKRKPKASVFDNKYKYGEMLVEKNITVYSTCEHHLLPIVGKAHVAYISNGTVVGLSKMNRIVDYFAKRPQVQERLTMQIVQELQEVLRTDDVACVIDAKHLCVNSRGIRDIESSTVTSEFGGAFKKKDVRREFLDYIKLDTTF; encoded by the coding sequence ATGAAAATAGACAAAGTTTTGAATGAAATTGAAGAAATGGGTGATGCACACGCCGGAAGTAGTGCAGATACTCCTATAAGAAAAGATGCTTTTGAAATTAGTGACACCGATAAAATTGCACTAATTAGGGAAGATGTAGAACATATTATGCAAACTTTAGGATTAGATCTTAGCGATGATAGTCTTAAAGGAACTCCACAGCGAGTAGCTAAGATGTATGTTAACGAAATTTTTTCTGGATTAGATCCAAAAAGAAAGCCTAAAGCCTCTGTTTTCGATAACAAATACAAATATGGTGAAATGCTTGTTGAGAAAAACATCACCGTCTACTCGACTTGTGAACACCATCTTCTCCCAATCGTAGGAAAAGCGCATGTAGCTTATATTTCTAACGGAACTGTAGTTGGATTATCCAAAATGAATCGAATAGTAGATTATTTTGCGAAAAGACCACAAGTACAGGAGCGTCTAACGATGCAGATCGTGCAAGAATTACAGGAGGTTTTAAGAACCGATGATGTTGCTTGCGTGATAGATGCAAAACACCTTTGCGTAAACAGTAGAGGAATTAGAGATATTGAAAGTAGTACAGTTACTAGTGAATTTGGCGGCGCTTTTAAAAAGAAAGATGTTCGTAGAGAATTTCTAGATTACATTAAGCTCGACACTACATTTTAA
- the proS gene encoding proline--tRNA ligase translates to MGKNLTSRAQDYSKWYNELVVKADLAENSAVRGCMVIKPYGYAIWEKMQAELDRMFKETGHQNAYFPLFVPKSLFEAEEKNAEGFAKECAVVTHYRLKNDEENKGKLIVDPEAKLEEELVVRPTSEAVIWNTYKNWVQSYRDLPILINQWANVVRWEMRTRLFLRTSEFLWQEGHTAHATKKEALVETKQMNDIYAEFAENFMATPVIKGAKTANERFAGAVETYCIEALMQDGKALQAGTSHFLGQNFAKAFDVKFATKEGGLEHVWATSWGVSTRLMGALIMTHSDDKGLVLPPKLAPIQVVIVPIYKNEEQLDQISEVANQLVKDLRARGVSVKFDNRDTQKPGWKFAQYELQGVPVRLAIGPKDLEKGTVELARRDTLTKEFVQMDGVVDKVPALMEEIQDTLFNKARNFRDEHITKVDSFDEFKKVLKDKGGFISAHWDGSPETENKIKSLTKATIRCVPFEREEEAGTCVLTGEPSKGRVLFAKAY, encoded by the coding sequence ATGGGTAAGAATTTAACTAGCAGAGCGCAAGACTATTCGAAGTGGTACAACGAACTTGTTGTAAAAGCAGATTTAGCTGAGAATTCAGCGGTTAGAGGTTGCATGGTAATTAAACCATACGGCTATGCAATATGGGAAAAAATGCAGGCTGAATTAGATAGAATGTTTAAAGAAACAGGACATCAAAATGCCTATTTTCCTCTTTTTGTCCCCAAAAGCCTTTTTGAAGCTGAGGAGAAAAATGCTGAAGGATTCGCCAAAGAATGTGCGGTGGTAACACATTATCGACTAAAGAACGATGAGGAAAACAAAGGAAAGCTAATCGTAGATCCTGAAGCTAAGTTAGAGGAAGAGCTTGTGGTTAGACCTACTTCAGAAGCGGTTATCTGGAATACGTATAAAAATTGGGTACAGTCCTATAGAGACTTACCTATTCTTATAAATCAGTGGGCGAACGTTGTTCGTTGGGAAATGAGAACACGTTTGTTTCTTAGAACATCAGAGTTTTTGTGGCAAGAAGGTCATACGGCTCATGCTACTAAAAAGGAAGCACTTGTAGAGACAAAGCAAATGAATGATATCTATGCTGAGTTTGCTGAAAATTTTATGGCTACTCCTGTGATTAAAGGAGCGAAAACAGCGAACGAACGTTTTGCCGGGGCGGTAGAAACATATTGTATAGAAGCTTTAATGCAGGATGGTAAAGCATTGCAAGCTGGTACCTCTCACTTTTTAGGACAGAACTTCGCCAAAGCTTTTGATGTGAAATTCGCAACTAAAGAAGGAGGTCTGGAACATGTTTGGGCAACTTCCTGGGGAGTTTCAACTCGTTTGATGGGAGCCTTGATTATGACGCATAGTGATGATAAAGGTTTAGTATTACCTCCAAAGCTGGCGCCAATTCAGGTAGTGATTGTTCCTATTTATAAAAATGAAGAACAATTAGATCAAATTTCAGAAGTAGCTAATCAATTAGTAAAAGATCTACGAGCTAGAGGGGTGTCGGTTAAATTTGATAATCGAGATACGCAGAAACCGGGATGGAAATTTGCGCAATACGAGTTGCAAGGTGTTCCAGTACGTTTAGCTATTGGGCCTAAAGATTTAGAGAAAGGAACTGTAGAGCTTGCAAGAAGAGATACGCTTACCAAGGAGTTTGTGCAGATGGATGGTGTTGTAGATAAAGTACCAGCTTTAATGGAGGAAATTCAGGATACATTATTTAATAAGGCACGAAACTTCCGTGATGAGCATATTACGAAAGTAGATAGCTTTGATGAGTTTAAAAAGGTGCTAAAAGATAAGGGTGGTTTTATATCAGCGCACTGGGATGGATCCCCAGAAACCGAAAATAAAATTAAAAGCTTAACAAAAGCGACAATTAGATGTGTGCCTTTCGAAAGAGAAGAAGAAGCCGGAACCTGCGTTTTAACAGGGGAACCTTCTAAAGGACGAGTGCTTTTTGCGAAAGCTTATTAA
- the lgt gene encoding prolipoprotein diacylglyceryl transferase — MLVNAIRWSPSEGIDLGILTIHYYSLMFLIAFGLGWYIMKAIYTREGIELEKLDSLFIYTVLATLIGARLGHVLFYDWDYFQHHLLEIFLPVKFEPEFQFTGFRGLASHGAAIGIITAMYLYRKRVLDKPVLWILDRIVIPVACGGIFVRIGNFMNSEIIGKPTNSDYGIIFQNLGESFPRHPAQLYESFCYLLVFLLLYFLYWKTNKRFKIGYIFGLFLVLLWTVRFFVEFVKEPQVEERATWLLNTGQWLSVPFIIAGLYFMYRPQNKPQNAH; from the coding sequence ATGCTAGTCAACGCAATTAGATGGAGCCCTTCTGAAGGGATAGACTTAGGAATTCTAACCATACACTATTATAGCTTAATGTTTCTTATTGCCTTCGGTTTAGGCTGGTATATCATGAAGGCTATTTACACAAGAGAAGGTATCGAATTAGAGAAACTAGATTCTTTATTTATTTATACTGTTCTTGCTACACTAATAGGTGCAAGACTTGGGCATGTGTTGTTTTATGACTGGGATTATTTTCAGCATCACCTTTTAGAAATATTCTTACCGGTTAAATTCGAACCAGAATTTCAATTTACCGGCTTTAGAGGTTTAGCAAGTCACGGAGCCGCAATCGGAATTATTACGGCAATGTATTTATACCGAAAAAGAGTATTAGACAAACCCGTATTATGGATTTTAGACCGAATTGTTATTCCTGTTGCGTGTGGCGGTATATTTGTTAGAATTGGGAATTTTATGAATTCTGAAATCATTGGAAAACCAACAAATAGCGATTACGGAATAATCTTCCAGAACCTAGGAGAATCCTTCCCTCGCCATCCTGCTCAGCTTTACGAGAGCTTTTGCTATCTACTTGTATTTCTTTTATTGTATTTCCTATACTGGAAAACCAACAAAAGATTTAAGATTGGTTATATTTTTGGGTTATTTTTAGTTTTACTATGGACGGTTAGATTCTTTGTAGAATTCGTTAAAGAACCACAAGTGGAAGAAAGAGCTACATGGCTTTTAAATACCGGACAGTGGCTAAGTGTGCCATTTATAATTGCTGGGCTGTATTTTATGTATCGCCCACAAAACAAACCTCAAAACGCGCATTAG